A genomic segment from Halomonas sp. TA22 encodes:
- a CDS encoding rhodanese-related sulfurtransferase codes for MGTIDTPRIVVAALYKFVTLEDYQALREPLLDVMQANGVKGTLLLANEGINGTVAGTREGIDALLAWLKADPRLVDIDHKESLCDEPPFYRTKVKLKKEIVTIGVDGIDPNQRVGTYVEPSQWNDIISDPEVLVIDTRNDYEVAIGSFEGAIDPKTKSFREFPKYVREHYDPAKHKKVAMFCTGGIRCEKASSFMLGEGFEEVYHLKGGVLKYLEEVPEEQSLWRGECFVFDNRVTVRHDLSEGDFEQCHACRMPVSAEEMQSGRYQPGVSCPHCWDSLPEKTRAAARERQKQIELARQRGEPHPIGRDPRVMKERAE; via the coding sequence ATGGGCACTATCGATACACCGCGCATCGTCGTCGCGGCACTCTACAAGTTCGTCACCCTCGAGGATTACCAGGCCCTGCGCGAGCCGCTGCTCGACGTGATGCAGGCCAACGGCGTCAAGGGCACCCTGCTGCTGGCCAACGAGGGCATCAATGGCACCGTGGCCGGCACCCGAGAGGGCATCGATGCCCTGCTCGCCTGGCTCAAAGCCGATCCGCGACTGGTCGACATCGATCACAAGGAGTCGCTGTGCGATGAGCCCCCCTTCTACCGCACCAAGGTCAAGCTGAAGAAGGAGATCGTGACCATCGGCGTCGATGGCATCGATCCCAACCAACGAGTCGGCACCTATGTCGAACCCAGCCAGTGGAACGACATCATCTCCGATCCGGAGGTGCTGGTGATCGACACGCGTAACGATTATGAGGTGGCCATTGGCTCCTTCGAGGGCGCCATCGACCCCAAAACCAAATCGTTTCGCGAATTTCCCAAGTACGTTCGCGAGCACTACGATCCGGCAAAGCACAAGAAAGTGGCGATGTTCTGCACCGGCGGCATTCGCTGCGAGAAAGCCTCGAGCTTCATGCTCGGCGAGGGGTTCGAGGAGGTCTATCACCTCAAGGGTGGGGTGCTGAAGTATCTCGAGGAGGTGCCCGAGGAACAGTCGCTGTGGCGCGGCGAGTGCTTCGTGTTCGACAACCGGGTCACGGTGCGGCATGACCTGAGCGAAGGTGACTTCGAGCAGTGTCACGCCTGCCGCATGCCGGTCTCGGCCGAGGAGATGCAGTCCGGCCGCTACCAGCCCGGAGTGAGCTGCCCGCACTGCTGGGACTCGCTGCCCGAGAAGACTCGCGCCGCCGCGCGTGAGCGCCAGAAGCAGATCGAACTGGCTCGCCAGCGCGGCGAGCCGCACCCCATCGGCCGTGATCCGCGTGTGATGAAGGAGAGAGCCGAGTAA
- the serA gene encoding phosphoglycerate dehydrogenase, which translates to MAKTSLDKSKIKILLLEGVHQSAVDNLLNAGYTNIEHLPTSLDEATLIDKIRDVHFLGIRSRTQLTQRVFDAAEKLTAVGCFCIGTNQVDLNAALTRGIPVFNAPYSNTRSVAELVLAEAIMLLRGIPEKSARAHQGGWLKSAKNSHEARGKTLGIVGYGSIGAQLSVLAESLGLDVIFYDVVTKLGMGNARQVASLEELLARADVVSLHVPELPSTRWMIGAEQIALMKQGGILINASRGSVVVIEALAEALKSGKLLGAAIDVFPVEPKGNDEEFESPLRGLENVILTPHVGGSTLEAQENIGIEVSEKLITYSDNGTTVTSVNFPEVALPAHPDKHRLLHIHENVPGVLSEINRVLSENGINISGQYLQTNEKVGYVVIDVDKAYGPQALDTLKQVEHTLRLRTLYSETNFQD; encoded by the coding sequence ATGGCCAAAACGTCCCTGGACAAGAGCAAGATCAAGATCCTGCTGCTTGAGGGCGTCCACCAGAGCGCGGTGGACAACTTGCTGAACGCGGGTTACACCAATATCGAGCATCTACCGACATCGCTTGACGAAGCCACACTGATCGACAAGATTCGTGATGTTCACTTTCTCGGTATCCGCTCCCGTACTCAGCTGACCCAACGCGTCTTCGACGCCGCCGAAAAGCTGACGGCGGTGGGCTGCTTCTGTATCGGCACCAACCAGGTCGACCTCAATGCTGCCCTCACCCGCGGCATTCCGGTCTTCAATGCCCCCTACTCCAATACTCGTTCGGTGGCGGAGCTGGTGCTGGCCGAGGCGATCATGCTGCTGCGTGGCATCCCCGAGAAGAGCGCCCGCGCCCACCAGGGCGGCTGGCTGAAGTCGGCCAAGAACTCCCACGAGGCGCGTGGCAAGACGCTGGGTATCGTCGGCTACGGCAGCATCGGCGCCCAGCTGTCGGTGCTCGCCGAATCCCTTGGTCTGGACGTGATCTTCTACGATGTGGTCACCAAGCTTGGCATGGGCAATGCCCGCCAGGTGGCGAGCCTCGAGGAGCTGTTGGCACGTGCCGACGTGGTCAGCCTGCATGTACCAGAGCTGCCCTCCACGCGCTGGATGATCGGTGCCGAACAGATCGCGCTGATGAAGCAGGGCGGCATTCTGATCAACGCCTCCCGCGGCAGCGTGGTGGTGATCGAAGCACTGGCCGAGGCGCTCAAGAGCGGCAAGCTGCTGGGTGCGGCGATCGACGTCTTCCCGGTCGAGCCCAAGGGCAACGACGAGGAGTTCGAGAGCCCGCTGCGCGGCCTCGAGAACGTCATCCTGACGCCTCATGTGGGTGGCTCGACACTGGAAGCCCAGGAGAACATCGGCATCGAGGTCTCCGAGAAGCTGATCACCTACTCCGACAACGGCACCACGGTCACCTCGGTCAACTTTCCCGAAGTGGCGCTGCCCGCGCACCCGGACAAGCACCGTCTGCTGCACATCCACGAGAACGTGCCAGGCGTGCTATCCGAGATCAACCGCGTGCTATCCGAGAACGGCATCAACATCTCCGGCCAGTACCTGCAGACCAACGAGAAGGTCGGCTACGTGGTGATCGATGTCGATAAGGCCTACGGCCCCCAGGCGTTGGACACGCTCAAGCAAGTCGAGCACACCCTGCGCCTGCGCACGCTCTACTCCGAGACCAACTTCCAGGATTGA
- a CDS encoding exodeoxyribonuclease VII small subunit yields the protein MPDKPLDKPTARQDFAATLDHLESLVARLESGELSLEESLSAFEQGVRLTRDAQQRLDDAELKVRRLIEQPDGTLQEAPFDTPDEEMRG from the coding sequence ATGCCAGACAAGCCCCTTGACAAGCCCACGGCGCGGCAGGATTTCGCCGCGACGCTCGATCATCTGGAGTCGCTGGTGGCCCGCCTCGAGTCCGGCGAGCTCTCCCTTGAAGAGTCGCTCTCCGCCTTCGAGCAGGGCGTGCGCCTGACCCGTGATGCCCAGCAACGCCTCGACGATGCCGAACTCAAGGTGCGGCGTTTGATCGAGCAGCCTGACGGCACGCTGCAGGAGGCGCCTTTTGATACGCCTGATGAGGAGATGCGCGGGTGA
- the ispA gene encoding (2E,6E)-farnesyl diphosphate synthase: MITETQPLVERLAGDRARVDARLEALLSADEAVSPALEAAMRYSVLGGGKRLRPVLVYAAGRALGASEAMLDGPAAAIELIHAYSLVHDDLPAMDDDDLRRGQPTVHKAHGEANAILAGDALQVLAFEALAGTEHPRLAALVRTLAQASGRRGMVGGQALDLAAVGVHPDADALMRMHHYKTGALICAALRLGGLIAVDESDPGLAALERYGLAIGLAFQIQDDILDVTGDTATLGKTSGADAARDKPTYPALLGLEGARAKARELLDDALAAIAPLGERGMPLADLARYMIERDH; this comes from the coding sequence GTGATCACCGAGACGCAACCGCTGGTCGAGCGGCTGGCCGGCGATCGTGCCCGTGTAGATGCCCGGCTCGAGGCACTGCTTTCGGCAGACGAGGCGGTCTCGCCGGCGCTTGAGGCGGCCATGCGCTACAGCGTGCTGGGCGGCGGAAAGCGCCTGCGTCCGGTGCTGGTGTATGCCGCCGGGCGCGCCCTTGGCGCGTCGGAGGCGATGCTGGACGGCCCGGCCGCGGCCATCGAGCTGATCCACGCCTACTCGCTGGTCCATGACGACCTGCCGGCGATGGATGACGACGACCTGCGCCGGGGCCAACCCACCGTGCACAAGGCGCATGGTGAAGCCAATGCGATACTCGCCGGCGATGCCCTGCAGGTACTGGCCTTCGAGGCGCTGGCCGGGACCGAGCACCCGCGGCTTGCTGCGCTGGTCCGTACTCTCGCCCAGGCCTCGGGCCGGCGGGGCATGGTGGGAGGTCAGGCACTCGACCTCGCCGCCGTGGGCGTTCACCCCGATGCCGACGCGCTGATGCGCATGCACCACTACAAGACCGGCGCGCTGATTTGCGCCGCGCTGCGCTTGGGCGGGCTGATCGCCGTCGACGAGAGCGATCCGGGCCTGGCAGCGCTGGAGCGCTACGGCCTGGCGATCGGCCTGGCCTTCCAGATACAGGATGACATCCTCGACGTGACTGGCGACACCGCCACCCTAGGCAAGACCTCCGGCGCCGACGCGGCGCGCGACAAGCCGACCTATCCGGCCCTGCTTGGCCTGGAGGGCGCCCGCGCCAAGGCCCGCGAGCTGCTCGACGACGCGCTGGCGGCGATCGCGCCGCTGGGTGAGCGCGGCATGCCGCTGGCCGACCTGGCTCGATACATGATCGAGCGCGACCATTGA
- the dxs gene encoding 1-deoxy-D-xylulose-5-phosphate synthase produces the protein MKLFDEIPAERPATPLLDTLDTPVALRAMTPSQLRQVADELRAYLLYSVGCSGGHFGAGLGVVELTVALHHALETPYDRVVWDVGHQAYPHKILTGRREAMPRIRQYGGLAAFPRRAESEYDTFGVGHSSTSISAALGMALAARARGEKRRVCAVIGDGALTAGMAFEALAHAGHVDANLLVVLNDNEMSISENVGGIASYLARILTSKPYTAMRENSKRVLSHLPGALELAKRTEEHVKGMVSPATLFEEMGFNYIGPIDGHDLAELAHTLRNMRDLEGPQFLHVRTRKGRGFQPAEADPIGYHAITKLEKSVEPPPVPSSPAPKRPKYCNVFGDWLCDMAAVDPRLIGITPAMREGSDLIRFSLEYPERYYDVAIAEQHAVTLAAGMACEAMKPVVAIYSTFLQRGYDQLIHDVAVQNLDVTFAIDRAGLVGEDGPTHHGSMDLSFLRCIPGMVILAPADEAECRAMLSAAYHHPGPAAVRYPRGSGPGVTIPEHLEPLEIGKAEERRKGSRVALLAFGSLNTAAAEVAKRLDATHINMRSIKPLDRGVIIAAAGEHELLVTLEENVIAGGAGSAVNELLASEGVQARVLNLGLPDAFVEHGKPQELLEECGLTTEGIVKAIEQRFAASRGIS, from the coding sequence ATGAAGCTGTTCGACGAAATTCCCGCCGAGCGTCCGGCCACGCCGCTGCTCGACACGCTGGATACCCCCGTGGCGCTGCGGGCCATGACCCCGTCCCAGCTGCGGCAGGTGGCCGATGAACTGCGCGCCTACCTGCTCTATAGCGTGGGTTGCAGTGGCGGTCATTTTGGCGCCGGGCTCGGTGTCGTGGAGCTTACCGTGGCGCTTCACCATGCGCTGGAGACACCCTACGACCGTGTCGTCTGGGACGTGGGGCACCAGGCCTATCCGCACAAGATCCTGACCGGTCGACGCGAGGCGATGCCGCGCATTCGCCAGTATGGCGGGTTGGCGGCGTTCCCGCGCCGCGCCGAATCGGAGTACGACACCTTCGGTGTGGGGCATTCCAGCACGTCGATCTCGGCGGCGCTGGGCATGGCGCTCGCCGCCCGCGCACGCGGCGAGAAGCGACGTGTCTGCGCGGTGATCGGTGACGGTGCGCTCACCGCCGGAATGGCCTTCGAGGCGCTGGCGCATGCCGGGCACGTCGATGCCAATCTGCTGGTGGTGCTCAACGACAACGAGATGTCGATCTCCGAGAATGTCGGCGGCATCGCCAGCTATCTGGCACGTATCCTCACCAGCAAGCCCTACACCGCGATGCGCGAGAACAGCAAGCGCGTGCTCTCGCATCTGCCCGGTGCACTTGAGCTCGCCAAGCGCACCGAAGAGCACGTCAAGGGCATGGTCAGCCCGGCCACGCTGTTCGAGGAGATGGGCTTCAACTATATCGGCCCGATCGACGGTCATGACCTGGCGGAGCTGGCCCATACGCTGCGCAACATGCGCGATCTGGAGGGCCCCCAGTTCCTGCATGTCAGGACCCGCAAGGGACGCGGCTTCCAGCCCGCCGAGGCCGATCCCATTGGCTACCACGCCATCACCAAGTTGGAGAAGAGCGTCGAGCCGCCGCCGGTCCCAAGCAGTCCCGCGCCGAAGAGACCCAAGTACTGCAACGTGTTCGGCGACTGGCTGTGCGACATGGCAGCCGTCGATCCGCGGCTGATCGGCATCACCCCGGCGATGCGTGAAGGCTCGGACCTGATCCGCTTCTCGCTCGAGTATCCGGAACGCTACTACGATGTGGCGATTGCCGAGCAGCATGCTGTCACGCTTGCCGCCGGCATGGCTTGCGAGGCGATGAAGCCGGTGGTGGCGATCTACTCCACCTTCCTGCAGCGTGGCTACGACCAGCTGATCCACGATGTGGCAGTGCAGAACCTCGATGTCACCTTCGCCATCGACCGTGCCGGCCTGGTCGGCGAGGATGGCCCTACCCATCACGGCAGCATGGACCTCTCCTTCCTGCGCTGCATTCCCGGCATGGTGATCCTGGCACCGGCCGACGAGGCCGAATGTCGCGCCATGCTGTCGGCGGCCTACCATCACCCGGGGCCGGCGGCGGTCCGCTATCCGCGCGGCAGCGGACCGGGCGTGACGATACCCGAGCATCTCGAGCCGCTTGAGATCGGCAAGGCCGAGGAGCGGCGCAAGGGCAGTAGGGTGGCGCTGCTCGCTTTCGGCAGCCTCAACACGGCAGCAGCCGAGGTTGCCAAGCGGCTCGATGCCACGCACATCAACATGCGCTCGATAAAACCGCTTGATCGAGGGGTGATTATTGCCGCGGCGGGCGAGCATGAGCTGCTGGTCACCCTGGAGGAGAACGTGATCGCCGGTGGTGCCGGAAGTGCGGTCAACGAGCTATTGGCAAGCGAAGGCGTACAGGCGCGAGTGCTCAACCTGGGCTTGCCGGATGCTTTTGTCGAGCATGGCAAGCCACAAGAGTTGCTCGAGGAGTGCGGATTGACGACCGAAGGGATCGTCAAGGCCATCGAGCAGCGGTTCGCCGCATCAAGGGGCATCTCCTAA
- a CDS encoding NTP/NDP exchange transporter, with translation MTILLPRLFNVRREELPSVLLAVLFFFCVLTALMVLRPAREALGLRGGIDAVRWLFMGTALVTLMINPLFGLLVSRLPRMRFITATYAFFSFTLLAFYLTMTLTPEVIGITTGQLFYVWFSVFNLFVTMVFWALMADRFSLEQGKRFFGLIAVGGTCGAIFGPWLASRLATPLGTPALLLISIGFLLLALGAAWGIARLQPLHPRQGTGTHATSIVDERELIGGSAWEGLRAVFRSRYLLGIAAYVVILAIMATFLYFTRLQMVAALGEDLDLRTTMFARIDLITQVATLVMQALVAGHVMKRAGVSVTLALLPLTAALGFIGLAIVGSLAALIVFEAAFRAVQRALMRPARETLYTVTSREDKYKSKAFIDTFIYRGGDVVGAQLEGMLGRLGMGLAAVASVAVPLALAWAALALWLGRTQQRIALAPPESAEIGTDAINPSRQRSAP, from the coding sequence ATGACGATCCTCCTTCCTCGCTTGTTCAATGTACGTCGCGAAGAGCTCCCTTCGGTGCTGCTCGCGGTGCTGTTCTTCTTCTGCGTACTGACTGCCCTGATGGTGCTGCGGCCAGCCCGCGAAGCGCTTGGCCTGCGAGGGGGCATCGATGCGGTACGCTGGCTGTTCATGGGCACTGCGCTGGTCACGCTGATGATCAACCCTTTGTTTGGCTTACTGGTCAGTCGCCTGCCGCGCATGCGCTTCATCACCGCCACCTATGCGTTCTTCTCTTTCACGCTACTCGCCTTCTACCTGACCATGACACTTACGCCGGAGGTGATCGGCATCACTACCGGCCAGCTGTTCTATGTCTGGTTCAGTGTCTTCAACCTGTTTGTGACCATGGTGTTCTGGGCACTGATGGCGGATCGCTTCTCGCTGGAGCAGGGCAAGCGCTTCTTTGGACTGATCGCGGTGGGAGGAACCTGTGGCGCCATCTTCGGCCCCTGGCTCGCTTCACGACTGGCCACTCCCCTGGGCACGCCCGCCTTGCTGCTGATATCCATCGGCTTTCTGTTGCTGGCACTGGGAGCCGCCTGGGGCATCGCTCGGCTGCAGCCGTTGCATCCGCGGCAGGGCACCGGCACCCATGCCACGTCCATCGTCGATGAGCGCGAACTCATCGGCGGCAGTGCCTGGGAAGGGCTGCGTGCGGTCTTCCGCTCGCGCTACCTGCTCGGCATCGCGGCCTATGTGGTCATTCTTGCCATCATGGCTACCTTTCTCTATTTCACCCGATTGCAGATGGTCGCCGCCCTGGGCGAGGATCTGGACCTGAGAACCACGATGTTCGCGCGCATCGATCTGATCACGCAGGTCGCGACATTGGTGATGCAGGCCCTGGTGGCCGGCCACGTGATGAAGCGGGCCGGGGTGTCGGTCACGCTGGCGCTGCTGCCGCTCACGGCGGCACTTGGCTTCATAGGCCTCGCGATTGTCGGATCGCTGGCAGCACTGATCGTCTTCGAAGCAGCCTTTCGTGCCGTGCAGCGTGCGCTGATGCGCCCGGCACGCGAGACGCTCTACACGGTCACCAGCCGCGAGGACAAGTACAAGTCGAAGGCCTTTATCGATACCTTCATCTATCGCGGCGGAGACGTGGTGGGCGCGCAGCTGGAAGGGATGCTGGGCCGGCTGGGCATGGGACTTGCCGCCGTGGCCAGTGTTGCCGTGCCATTGGCACTGGCATGGGCAGCCCTCGCCCTCTGGCTCGGCCGCACGCAGCAGCGTATCGCCCTGGCGCCACCGGAGAGTGCCGAAATCGGCACTGACGCCATCAACCCTAGCAGACAGCGGAGTGCGCCATGA
- a CDS encoding aldo/keto reductase, which translates to MISRRDYLKLSLAAGAALAINPALSWAEERELGLITRAIPSSGERLPVVGLGSSATFADVARSEDVAALREVFQAMVDNGGRLFDTAPGYGASEEAAGEIADELGITDTLFWATKLNVAGRDGGSADPYEARAQIEASFARLKKPTLDLIQVHNLGDVPTQLGLLKELRDAGRVRYIGVTTTFPRQYDELEQIMQHEPLDFIGVDYAIDNLAMEERILPLAQERGIGVLVYAPFGRTRLWERVSGHEVPEWAAQFDAHSWAQFFLKFVIAHPAVTVATPATSRTRHMIDNMGAALGDLPDEAMRRRMIAHIESL; encoded by the coding sequence ATGATCTCTCGTCGTGATTACCTGAAACTCAGCCTGGCCGCAGGTGCCGCGCTGGCCATCAATCCCGCGCTGTCATGGGCCGAGGAGCGTGAGCTTGGCCTGATCACTCGCGCCATTCCCTCGTCTGGCGAACGTCTTCCCGTGGTGGGGCTTGGCAGTTCCGCCACTTTTGCCGATGTGGCGCGAAGCGAGGATGTCGCGGCGCTGCGCGAGGTGTTCCAGGCAATGGTCGACAACGGCGGCCGGCTCTTCGATACCGCTCCCGGCTATGGGGCCTCCGAGGAGGCGGCCGGTGAGATCGCCGATGAACTCGGTATCACCGATACGCTGTTCTGGGCCACCAAGCTCAATGTCGCCGGGCGCGATGGCGGGAGTGCCGATCCATACGAGGCTCGGGCGCAGATCGAAGCCTCCTTCGCACGGTTGAAGAAACCCACACTCGATCTGATTCAGGTTCACAACCTAGGCGATGTGCCGACTCAGCTCGGCCTTCTCAAGGAGCTGCGTGACGCGGGACGGGTGCGCTACATTGGCGTGACGACCACCTTCCCACGCCAGTACGACGAGCTCGAGCAGATCATGCAGCACGAGCCTCTCGACTTCATCGGCGTCGATTACGCCATCGACAACCTAGCCATGGAGGAGCGCATCCTGCCGCTCGCCCAGGAACGGGGTATCGGTGTGCTGGTCTATGCCCCCTTCGGGCGCACACGGTTATGGGAGCGCGTGAGCGGACACGAGGTGCCGGAATGGGCAGCACAGTTCGATGCTCACTCCTGGGCCCAGTTCTTCCTGAAATTCGTCATAGCGCATCCCGCCGTTACCGTGGCAACGCCCGCCACCAGCCGCACCCGCCACATGATCGACAACATGGGGGCAGCCCTTGGCGACTTGCCGGACGAGGCGATGCGCAGGCGGATGATTGCCCATATAGAGAGCCTGTAA
- a CDS encoding glutathione S-transferase family protein yields the protein MITLYFFPSSRSLRVAWTLEELGLDYECRHIDMVAGEGQEEVHLARHPDGKVLVLEEGDRTLFESSAICRYLAERHGEPGALLPESLEARAAVDQWMSFVIGELEQPLWTQGKHKFALPQERRVPAILPTAAWEFQRALAALERRFDGAGWLVGETFTLADLFVAHTLSWGARFKNRLPPALDAYRERCLSRPALARAMAREKQAAPQAE from the coding sequence ATGATAACCCTGTACTTCTTTCCCTCGTCCCGCTCGTTGCGGGTGGCCTGGACGCTGGAAGAGCTGGGGCTCGATTACGAGTGCCGACACATCGACATGGTAGCTGGTGAAGGTCAGGAGGAGGTGCACCTAGCAAGGCATCCTGACGGCAAGGTGCTGGTGCTGGAGGAGGGCGATCGGACGCTGTTCGAGTCGTCGGCGATCTGCCGCTACCTGGCCGAGCGCCATGGTGAACCGGGTGCTCTCCTGCCGGAGTCACTCGAAGCACGCGCCGCAGTCGATCAGTGGATGAGCTTCGTGATTGGCGAACTGGAGCAGCCGCTCTGGACCCAGGGCAAGCATAAGTTTGCCCTTCCTCAGGAGCGGCGCGTACCGGCGATACTGCCCACTGCGGCCTGGGAGTTCCAGCGCGCTCTGGCAGCCCTCGAACGGCGCTTCGACGGCGCGGGGTGGCTGGTGGGAGAAACGTTCACCCTGGCGGACCTGTTCGTTGCCCACACCCTGAGTTGGGGAGCCAGGTTCAAGAACCGCCTGCCGCCGGCGCTGGATGCCTACCGCGAGCGCTGCCTCTCCCGCCCCGCCCTGGCCAGAGCCATGGCACGCGAGAAGCAGGCCGCCCCGCAAGCCGAGTAG
- a CDS encoding hemolysin III family protein, protein MNQLSQEFSRLEELLHSISHGVGAALSLAGVVVLLVLASLAANIDPWKLVGISLYGVSLVLLYTASTLYHGVRHPRLKQLFQMLDHCAIYLLIAGTYTPFLLVNMRGPTGWTLFTAVWGLALAGIACKLLWPQRFTVFRVVIYLVMGWMIVLASGEMSASLSSTGIVLLAAGGITYTLGVVFFAIRAIPYNHVIWHLFVLAGSVCHYFAVYTAVLPFEA, encoded by the coding sequence ATGAACCAGCTTTCCCAAGAGTTCAGCCGTCTCGAGGAGTTGCTACACAGCATCAGCCACGGCGTGGGGGCCGCGCTCAGCCTGGCCGGCGTGGTAGTGCTGCTGGTGCTGGCCAGCCTGGCCGCCAATATCGATCCCTGGAAGCTCGTGGGGATCAGCCTCTACGGCGTGAGCCTGGTGCTGCTCTATACCGCCTCGACGCTTTACCACGGTGTCCGCCATCCGCGCCTCAAGCAGCTGTTCCAGATGCTTGACCACTGCGCCATCTACCTGCTGATCGCCGGCACCTACACCCCCTTCTTGCTGGTCAACATGCGCGGCCCCACCGGCTGGACGCTGTTCACCGCGGTGTGGGGCCTGGCGCTTGCCGGCATCGCCTGCAAGCTGCTCTGGCCACAGCGCTTTACGGTTTTCCGTGTAGTCATCTATCTGGTCATGGGCTGGATGATCGTACTGGCCAGCGGCGAGATGTCCGCGAGCCTGTCGAGTACCGGGATCGTGCTGCTCGCCGCTGGCGGCATCACCTACACGCTGGGCGTGGTGTTCTTCGCCATTCGCGCGATCCCCTACAACCATGTCATCTGGCACCTGTTCGTGCTCGCCGGCAGCGTTTGCCACTACTTCGCGGTCTACACCGCAGTACTGCCCTTCGAGGCGTAG
- the ribA gene encoding GTP cyclohydrolase II encodes MTIRFIAASQLPTPWATFIMHGFEDDATGKDHIALTLGEIDDGEAVLGRVHSECLTGDALFSMRCDCGYQLQEALKRIADEGRGVLLYLRQEGRGIGLLNKIRAYHLQDQGLDTVEANERLGFGADLRRYDLCVPMLEHLGVASLKLMTNNPRKVDALTRDGVTIAERLPITTGLNPHNEHYLATKAGKLGHMMALGDFTQASDVDIERKE; translated from the coding sequence GTGACGATCCGATTCATCGCCGCCTCCCAACTGCCCACGCCATGGGCGACTTTCATCATGCATGGCTTCGAGGATGACGCCACCGGCAAGGATCATATCGCCCTGACACTTGGCGAGATCGACGACGGCGAGGCAGTGCTGGGACGTGTGCATTCGGAGTGCCTGACCGGCGATGCGCTGTTCTCGATGCGCTGCGACTGTGGCTACCAGCTGCAGGAGGCGCTCAAGCGCATCGCCGACGAGGGGCGCGGCGTGCTGCTGTATCTGCGTCAGGAAGGACGCGGCATCGGCCTGCTCAACAAGATCCGCGCCTACCACCTGCAGGACCAGGGGCTGGATACCGTCGAGGCCAACGAGCGCCTGGGGTTTGGTGCCGACCTCAGGCGTTACGATCTTTGCGTGCCGATGCTGGAACATCTGGGCGTGGCATCGCTCAAACTGATGACCAACAATCCACGCAAGGTGGATGCCCTGACCCGCGACGGAGTGACGATCGCCGAGCGGCTGCCGATCACCACCGGCCTCAACCCGCACAACGAGCACTATCTGGCCACCAAGGCCGGCAAGCTCGGCCATATGATGGCGCTCGGAGATTTCACCCAGGCGTCCGATGTGGATATCGAACGCAAGGAATGA
- the hemE gene encoding uroporphyrinogen decarboxylase has translation MSLKNDRFLRALARQPVDRTPVWMMRQAGRYLPEYRASRADAGSFMDLCRNQELACEVTLQPLERYPLDAAILFSDILTIPDAMGLGLYFETGEGPKFRKPVRSAEDVAALKAPDAERDLDYVMNAVRTIRHELNGRVPLIGFSGSPWTLATYMVEGASSKDFRHVKSMLYGNPDAMHELLDLLATAVTDYLNAQIRAGAQAVQIFDTWGGVLSTPAYLEFSLRYMEQIVAGLIREHDGRRVPVILFTKNGGQWLEHIAGAGSDALGLDWTTELSDARERVGHRVALQGNLDPNVLFAKPAAIRAEVARVLDSYGTGPGHVFNLGHGISQFTDPDHVTAFMDALHELSPAYHQGA, from the coding sequence ATGTCTCTCAAGAACGATCGCTTCCTGCGCGCCCTGGCCCGTCAGCCGGTGGACCGCACTCCGGTATGGATGATGCGCCAGGCAGGTCGCTACCTGCCGGAATACCGCGCCTCACGCGCCGATGCCGGCAGCTTCATGGACCTGTGCCGCAATCAGGAACTGGCCTGCGAGGTCACCCTGCAGCCACTAGAGCGCTATCCGCTGGACGCCGCCATTCTCTTCTCGGATATCCTGACGATCCCCGATGCCATGGGCCTTGGGCTCTATTTCGAGACCGGCGAGGGGCCGAAATTCCGCAAGCCGGTGCGCAGTGCCGAAGACGTGGCTGCGCTCAAGGCCCCGGATGCCGAGCGCGATCTCGACTACGTGATGAACGCGGTGCGCACCATTCGGCATGAGCTGAATGGTCGGGTGCCGCTGATCGGCTTCTCAGGCAGCCCCTGGACGCTTGCCACCTACATGGTAGAGGGCGCCTCGAGCAAGGACTTCCGCCATGTGAAGTCGATGCTCTACGGCAACCCCGACGCCATGCACGAGCTGCTCGACCTCCTGGCCACGGCGGTGACTGACTACCTCAACGCGCAGATTCGCGCCGGGGCCCAGGCGGTACAGATCTTCGACACCTGGGGCGGCGTGCTCTCCACCCCGGCCTATCTGGAGTTCTCGCTGCGCTACATGGAGCAGATCGTTGCCGGATTGATCCGCGAGCACGATGGGCGTCGCGTGCCCGTTATCCTGTTCACCAAGAATGGCGGCCAGTGGCTCGAGCATATCGCCGGTGCCGGCAGCGATGCGCTGGGACTCGACTGGACCACGGAACTCTCCGACGCGCGCGAGCGGGTCGGGCATCGGGTCGCGCTGCAGGGCAATCTCGACCCCAACGTGCTGTTCGCCAAGCCGGCGGCGATCCGTGCCGAAGTGGCACGAGTGCTGGATAGCTACGGAACGGGGCCGGGCCACGTCTTCAACCTGGGCCACGGGATCAGCCAGTTCACCGATCCGGATCATGTCACCGCGTTCATGGACGCCTTGCATGAGCTGAGTCCGGCCTACCATCAGGGCGCATGA